In Nitrospirota bacterium, a genomic segment contains:
- the ychF gene encoding redox-regulated ATPase YchF, with protein sequence MGFNCGIVGLPNVGKSTIFNALTSAGAQASNYPFTTIDPNVGVVDMPDERIDRLVEIYKPKKRTPTSMEFVDIAGLVKGAAQGEGLGNKFLANIREVDAIAHVVRCFEDPNVIHVAGKVDPREDIEVIEAELMLADLDAIEKRLYKAEKTARTADKKGLEEVEFMRRLKDMLARGEPIRRATHSEEETLWLKSYALLSAKPVLYVANVAEDMVDKPNPFVDAVRMIAAEENARVVVISGQVEGEIAQLPTEERMEYLSGMGLKESGLDRMIRAGYELLGLITYLTAGEKEVRAWTITKGTKAPQAAGKIHSDFEKGFIRAEVFHFDDLMRLGTEKAVKEAGLLRSEGKDYVVKDGDIMLFRFNV encoded by the coding sequence ATGGGTTTCAACTGCGGTATCGTTGGCCTTCCGAACGTAGGAAAGTCCACCATTTTCAATGCGCTCACTTCCGCGGGCGCTCAGGCCTCGAACTATCCCTTCACGACCATCGATCCCAACGTTGGCGTGGTGGACATGCCCGATGAGCGGATCGACAGGCTTGTCGAGATCTACAAGCCGAAAAAAAGAACGCCCACGAGCATGGAGTTCGTGGACATTGCAGGTCTCGTGAAGGGCGCGGCGCAGGGTGAAGGGCTGGGAAACAAGTTTCTCGCCAACATCCGCGAGGTGGACGCGATCGCGCACGTGGTGCGTTGTTTCGAAGACCCAAATGTCATTCACGTGGCCGGGAAGGTGGACCCCCGGGAGGACATCGAGGTGATCGAAGCGGAACTCATGCTTGCGGATCTCGACGCGATAGAGAAACGGCTGTACAAGGCCGAGAAGACGGCCAGGACCGCGGACAAAAAGGGACTGGAAGAGGTGGAGTTCATGCGGCGGCTCAAGGACATGCTCGCCAGGGGGGAGCCGATCCGCCGCGCGACCCATTCCGAGGAAGAGACCTTGTGGCTCAAGAGCTATGCCCTGTTATCCGCCAAGCCGGTGCTCTATGTGGCCAACGTGGCAGAGGACATGGTGGACAAACCGAACCCGTTCGTTGACGCGGTCAGGATGATCGCTGCCGAGGAAAACGCCCGGGTCGTCGTCATCTCGGGCCAGGTGGAGGGAGAGATTGCCCAGCTTCCCACGGAAGAGCGAATGGAATACCTTTCGGGTATGGGTCTCAAGGAGTCAGGCCTCGATCGCATGATTCGCGCGGGCTACGAGCTCCTTGGACTTATCACCTACCTTACCGCCGGCGAGAAAGAAGTGCGGGCCTGGACCATTACCAAGGGCACCAAGGCACCACAGGCCGCGGGCAAGATCCACTCGGATTTTGAAAAAGGATTCATTCGCGCGGAGGTATTCCACTTCGATGATCTGATGAGGCTTGGCACGGAGAAGGCCGTGAAAGAGGCGGGTCTGCTCCGTTCCGAAGGAAAGGATTACGTGGTCAAGGATGGGGACATCATGCTTTTCCGGTTTAACGTGTAA